One part of the Ziziphus jujuba cultivar Dongzao chromosome 2, ASM3175591v1 genome encodes these proteins:
- the LOC107418794 gene encoding 7-deoxyloganetin glucosyltransferase, with amino-acid sequence MDSKKEEVADNKTHHILCIPWPVQSHIKAMLKLAKLLHSRGFHITFVNTEYNQKRFLKSLGPDSLHGLPDFQFETIPDGLPPSDADATQDLISLLEAFVEKMLAPFCDLLKRLNDMTRTRNDSPPPVTRIVSDGFLPFTIAAGRELGIPVVFFYTISACSFMVFKQLGTLLEKLGPPPVPKDIIIDWIPGMKEIHVRDMPRFFWSGSTRDHFALNFCIEGTEKAHQASAIIFHTFNALEQDVLDAISSMFPKVFAIGPLQLLLNYISEHPLKLKYSLWKEDSECLQWLNTKPKGSVLYVNFGSIAVMSPQQLAEFGYGIANSKHPFLWIIRPDLVGGETAVLPPEFAAETKGRGLIGSWCPQEEVLNHPSIGGFLTHNGWNSTVESLSSGVPLLCCPFLGDQPTNCRFSCKEWGIGMEMDKETVKREGVKKLVKELMEGEKGKKMRKNVMEWKRLAHEATEPNGSSSIDLDNLVSHLIS; translated from the exons ATGGAttccaagaaagaagaggtagcTGATAATAAAACTCATCATATCTTATGTATTCCATGGCCAGTTCAAAGCCATATCAAAGCAATGCTTAAATTAGCAAAGCTTCTTCATTCTAGAGGTTTTCATATCACTTTTGTCAACACCGAGTACAACCAGAAACGCTTTCTTAAGTCTCTGGGTCCCGACTCTCTCCACGGCTTGCCTGACTTCCAGTTCGAAACAATTCCTGATGGCCTCCCGCCTTCAGATGCTGATGCTACGCAAGACCTTATTTCTCTTCTCGAAGCCTTCGTGGAGAAGATGTTGGCTCCCTTTTGTGATCTCCTCAAAAGACTCAACGACATGACCAGAACTCGCAATGATAGTCCCCCTCCAGTGACTCGCATTGTTTCCGATGGATTCTTGCCATTCACCATCGCCGCTGGACGAGAACTTGGAATTCCAGTCGTGTTCTTTTATACTATTTCGGCCTGCTCTTTCATGGTCTTCAAACAACTAGGTACTCTACTTGAGAAATTAGGACCTCCACCAGTACCAAAAG ACATAATCATAGATTGGATTCCGGGAATGAAAGAAATTCACGTTAGGGATATGCCAAGGTTCTTTTGGTCAGGAAGTACACGAGATCATTTTGCGCTCAACTTCTGCATAGAAGGAACAGAAAAAGCCCATCAAGCTTCCGCAATTATTTTTCATACATTCAATGCATTGGAGCAAGATGTTTTGGATGCGATCTCATCTATGTTTCCCAAAGTGTTTGCGATTGGTCCTCTTCAACTTCTTCTTAATTACATATCGGAACACCCTTTAAAACTCAAATACAGTCTTTGGAAGGAAGATAGTGAATGTCTTCAATGGCTCAATACCAAGCCAAAAGGCTCAGTTTTGTATGTCAACTTTGGGAGCATAGCAGTCATGTCGCCGCAACAGCTCGCGGAGTTTGGTTATGGAATTGCAAATAGCAAACACCCTTTCTTGTGGATTATCAGGCCTGATTTGGTTGGTGGCGAAACCGCTGTTTTGCCGCCCGAGTTCGCGGCTGAAACGAAAGGAAGAGGATTGATAGGGAGTTGGTGCCCACAAGAGGAGGTTCTGAATCATCCATCAATTGGAGGTTTTTTAACACATAATGGTTGGAATTCAACCGTGGAAAGCTTGTCTTCAGGTGTACCATTACTGTGTTGTCCATTTTTGGGGGACCAACCCACGAACTGCAGATTTTCTTGCAAGGAGTGGGGTATTGGAATGGAGATGGACAAAGAAACAGTAAAGAGAGAGGGAGTCAAGAAGCTTGTGAAAGAGTTGATGGAGGGAGAGAAGGGtaagaaaatgagaaagaatGTGATGGAGTGGAAAAGACTAGCCCATGAGGCTACTGAGCCTAATGGTTCTTCATCCATTGACTTGGATAACTTAGTTAGCCACTTAATTTCTTGA